A window of Myxococcus stipitatus genomic DNA:
GCGAACTGGCTGTCGCCCACCCGCGCCACCGCGTCCGCCTCGCGAACCGTCTGGCCCAGCACCACGGCGCTGTAGACCAGCAGACGCTCCGCCAGGCCGCGTCCGTACTCCTTGCGCAGCGCGGTCCAGCCCCCCACCTCCGCCGCCACCACGGAGAAGCTCCCGCCGTGGCGCTCGCACCGGCGCGTCTCCAGCCCGATGAGCGCCAGCAGGAAGGCGCGGTTGTAGAGCCCCGTCACCGGGTCGTGCAGCGCGGGCGCGGCGCCGGCCTCGTCGCCCGAGGCCGCCCGCTGCACCGCCGCCTTCAACCGCAGCTGGGCATGCAGCTTCACCGCCAGCTCCGCCCCGGCGCCCGTGCGCGGCACCACGTCCACGCACTGCCCCTTCTCCAGGCAGTGCTGACGGGCCACCGCGTCATGCGGATCCACCAGGTAGAGCAGCGGCACCGTGCCCCGGCTGAGCTGGCGCAACCTCCGCGCCACCTGCACCGCCCCGAAATCCGGCGCCTGCACGGCCAGGAGCACCGCGTCAGGGCGGATGACCTCGAACAACGGCACCGCCGCGTCGAGGCGGGTCACCGGCACCACCCGGAAGCCGGCCTCCCCGAGGAGCGTCCGGGTCCGCTCCAGGTCCTCCGCCCGAGGCTCGATCAGCAGCACGGTGGGCAGCTGTCCCGCCTTCCCCACGCGCCTCCCCTTCACGCCCACCACGTCTGCCTCCCCGCCAGAATTTTCTCCACCGCTCCTCCGGCCACGTGCCCGGATTTACAGCCCCACGCCCTTCCTCGACCGCTCCATCCCCCCGGATTTCCTGGGGAAGGGCAACAGGCTACCCATCCTGGGCATCGGTTTTAGCAACGGACATGCCACCTTGGACTTCACGCAGCCGCGCCTCCAGCTCCGCCTCCGTGACGCGGAACTTGAAGGTGGGCTCGCCGTCGATGGCGATCACAGGGATGTCGTAGCGCCACCGCTCGAACAGCGCCGGGTCCTCGAGGATGGAGATGATCCGCAGGTCGAAGGGGATGCGGGCGCGCACGGCCTCGGCGACGTCGGCTGCCTTGTCGCAGAGCGAGCACTTGGGTTTCGAGTAGATATCGACTCTCATGGGCGGCAGGATGGACGGTCGATGCGTGGGTTGAACGGTGACTTCTCGACGATGCCCCTCAAGGACCTCGTCGTCTATCTCGGGAACCGTCGGGCCACGGGCTCGCTGAGGATGGAGCGGGGGAGCGTCCGCAAGGAGCTGGTGTTGAGCGAAGGCAGCGTCGTATGCGCCAGCTCCAACCAGCCGCGCGAGTACTTCGGCCAGTTCCTGCTCAACATGGGACACCTGACGCAGTCCCAGTTGGAGAAGGCGTTCGCCACCCAGACCCAGACGCGGGTGTTCCTGGGCCGGGTGCTGGTGACGACCGGCGTGGTGCCGGAGGCGACGGTCCGCTCGACGTTGAGCCACAAGTTCCGGGAGATGCTGCTGGACGCCTTCCACTGGGAGGACGGCGACTTCACCTTCGAGGCGTCGGATTCGGCGCCGGAGATCGCCGGTCTGGAGGTGGGGGTGGATCTGCTGGACATCCACCGCGAGGGCGAGTTCCGGGAGACGGCGTGGCAGGCCATCCGGGCGGTCTTCCCGTCGGGCGCCGCGAGGCTGACGGTGGACGAGCGCAAGCTGCCCGAGCGACAGCCCGGCAGCATGGACGAGCGCATCGTCCAGCTCATCCAGGATGGGATGAGCATCGACGGGATGGCCCGGGCCCTCCACGCCACGGACTTCTTCCTCTACCAGCGGCTGTACGCGCTCTACCGGCTGGACGCGGTGAAGGTGTCGGAGCACGCGCCCGTGCCGGTCACCGCCGCGGTGGTGGAGGAGGACAAGCCCGCGGAGTCCGCCGTCATCGGCTCGGCGACGTCGTCGGACGAGGTGCTCCAGGCCGCGCAGCTCTTCATCGACGCGGGCAACATCCGGGACGGCGAGGCGCTGGCGCGGCAGGCGCACGAGATGTCGCCCTCCCCCCGCACGCTCGCCCTGGTGAAGACGGCGCAGGAGAAGCTGCTCGTGGAGCTGCGGCGGGAGCTGGTGGACTCGCACCGGGTGCCCGCGCTCCTGGTGCCGCCCGCGCAGCTCAAGACGCTGCAGCTCACCGCGCCGGAGCGCTACCTGCTGTCGCGCATCGACGGCCAGCGCGACGTGGCGACCATCGTCCACGTGTCGCCGCTCCAGGAGCTGGACGCGCTGAAGTTCATCCACGGGTTCGTGGACAAGGGCCTGGTGAAGCTCGCCGCGCGGTGAGCCGCGGGCGTCAGGGCTTGCCCGCGGACGCGGCCGGCGCCGTCATCTCCACCGGCGCGGGCACCCGCTCCAGGCCCAGCCGCAGCGCCTCGCGCCCCAGCCACGTGCCGCGGATGCGCCACTTCGGCTCGTTGACGATGAGCGCCGCCACCGCCACGCGGGGGTTGTCCCGGGGCGCGAAGCCCACGAACCACGAGTAGTCGCGGAACGGCGTCTTGTCCGCGAGCGTGCCCGTCTTGCCCACCGCGTGGTCCACGCGGAAGTTGCGCTCGCGGAAGATGGCGCGCGCGGTGCCGTGGGTGACGGTCTCCTCGAGCATGTCCGTCAGGGCGCGCGCGGCCTCCGGGGTGAGGATGCGCTCGCCCTCGGGCGGCAGCAGTGGTCCGGACGCCGGCTCCTCCAGCACGGGGTCCACCCACCGCCCGTCGTTGGCGGCCACGGACGCCACCAGCGCGCCATGCAGCGGGGACAGGTACACGTCCCCGAAGCCGGCGCCCGTGTTGGCCAGGGAGAAGCCGTCGTCCGGCACCGCCGCCAGCGACACGTCCATGGGCACGGCGAAGGGAATCTCGCGGTTGAAGCGGAAGCGCGCCGCCATGCGCCGCAGCGCGTCCGCGGACAGGTGCTTGTGCGTCAGCTTCGCGAACACGACGTTGGCGCTCTTGCCCATGGCGAGCGCCAGCGAGTAGCAGGCCCCGTCGCGCTCGCTGTCCTCCAGGTGCTTCTCCGTCAGCCGCCGCTTGCCCCCGTGGAAGCACTCCTCCACCGTCGGGGACACCCCGGCCTCCACCAGCGCGCTGCCGGTGACGATCTTGAAGATGCTGGCGGCGGGGAACGCCGCGCGCACCGGCAACCCCCGCATCTCCGGCTGCGCCTGCGAGTGCTCCGCGAGCGCCAGCACCCGTCCCGTGGACGGCTCCAGCACCACCGCCGCGCCGTACGGCACCTCGTAGTCGCGGAGGATCTTCGTGAGGGAGGCCTGGAGCACCGGGTCCACGGTGAGCACGCGCTGGTGCCCGTCCTTCTCCTTCACCACCAGACGCTCGCCCTCCAGCTTCGCGCGGGACAGCAGGTCCGCGGCGCGGGGCAGCGACTGGAGCTTCGCCATGGGGGGCGCCGTCAGCCGCGACGGCACCGGCACCGGGGGAACCATCCCGGGCTCGGGCGCCAGCGCGAGCGGCCCCGCCCCACTCGGTCCGGGCGCCTCCTCCACGGCCACGGCGAGGCCGCCGTCCCCGTCCGGCACGGCGGCGGGCGCGGCCGGGAGACCGCCCTGGGACACCGAGGCCGGGTCGACGGATGCGTCCTGGGCGACCCGCGCCACCTCCGCCGGGGAGCCGGCGTCCTCGCCGGCCACGGACGTCACGCCCCGGGTGGGCTCGTACGCCCCGAGCAGCAGGGCGAGGGGGAACAGCGCGGTGGTGGCCAGGAGACGTCGGGGCATCGTCATTGCTGCGGCGGACTCGGAGGGGGGCGGGAGCGGAGCGAATCCTAGCGACTGGCGGCCCGCTGTCCACGGACGCGTCCAATCCGGTCGCCTCCTCGGTCGTCGCCAGTCCTCGCGCATCAATTCTTGGCGGCCGGGTGCGCAAGTCCGCTAGGGTCCCCCACACCGTGGACGGATTGAAAGAAACCGTGGTCATCTGGGGCGCCGAGCTGCGCCGCGCCGTGCGCAGCGGACGCGCCATCGTGCTGCTCGGCCTCTACAGCATGTTCTCCGCGCTGGTGCTGCTGGTGGTCGGCTGGTTCGCCAGGGAGGTTCGCGCGGCGGTGAAGGCGAAGCTGGCGGAGGCGGGCGCGGATGCCGCCGAGGCCTCCGCGCGCCTCGGCGAGGAGATGCGCAAGGGCGTGCTGGGCTTCCTCACCAGCAACGACACCGCGATGATGGAGGCGCTGGCGCAGGTGCCGATGGAGGTCCTGGTCGTCTTCAAGGTCACCCTCTTCTTCCTGCCCGCGTACGTCGCGCTGATGGGCTTCGACCAGCTCAGCGGCGAGGTGGGCCCGCGCTCCATCCGCTACCTCACGGTGCGCGCGCGGCGCTCGTCGGTGCTGCTGGGCAAGTTCCTCACGCAGGCGAGCATGCTGCTGGGGCTGGTGCTCGTCATCGACCTGGCGGTCTTCCTCTACGCGCGCCTCGCCAACCCGGACTTCGGCTTCGCCGCGCTGTCGTTGAACCTGCTGAAGTTCTGGCTGGCGGCCATCGTCTTCTCGCTGGCCTACGTGGCCCTCACCACGCTGTGCTCCGCGCTGTTCCGCTCCCCCGCGGTGAGCCTCGTCTTCAACTTCATCATGCTGTTCGTCTTCTGGTTGCTGGACACGGTGGGCCGCGCCTTCGGCGAGGACTCCGCCTTCCACGCCCTGCGCTACCTGTCGCCGTCGTACTACGCGGGCAACCTGTTGCACCCGGGCCTGGCCCAGTTCGGCGCCAGCGGCGCCGCGTACGCGGCCTTCGCGACCCTCTTCCTCATGAGCGCCTACGTCACCCTGCGCGCGAGGGACCTGTGAGCGACCTCGCCATCGAACTGTTCGGCGTCTCCAAGCGCTTCGGCCCGAAGGTGGCCGTCAACAACGTCAGCCTCCAGGTGCCGCTGGGCGTGGTGTACGGGCTCATCGGCCCCAACGGCGCGGGCAAGACGACCACCTTCTCCATGATGTGTGGCTACCTCTACCCGAGCGACGGCACCGTGAAGGTCATGGACGTGGACCCCACCACGCCCGGCGCCCTCAAGGGCCGGCTGGGCGCGCTGCCCCAGGACGCCATCCTGCCTCCGGGCTGGGAAGTGGGCGCGCTCTTGATGTACTGGGCGCGCCTGTCCGGCCTCGCCGACCCGGACCGGGAGGCCCGCGAGGCCCTGGAGAAGGTGGGCCTGATGGAGGCCTGGAACGTCCAGACGCAGGCGCTCAGCCACGGCATGGCCAAGCGCGCCGCCATGGCCCAGGCCCTGATGGGCAGCCCGCCGCTGGTGTTGCTGGACGAGCCCACCGCGGGACTGGATCCCCGCATCGCGGCCCAGGTGCGGCAGGTCATCCGGGACATGAAGGGCAAGCAGACGGTGGTGGTCTCCAGCCACAACCTCCAGGAGCTGGAGGAGCTGTGTGACGCGGCCGCCATCCTCGACAAGGGCGTGCTCGCGCAGGCCGGCTCCATGTCGGAGCTGACCGGCCTGGACGCCGAGTTCCGCGTGCAGATCGCCCGGGGCACCGTCATCCCGCCCGAACTCACCGCCATGCCCGACGTCACCGACGCGCGCATGGAGGGCGAACAGGTGCTCGTCGTGCGCTTCAGCGCGAAGGCCCGTCCGGAAGAGGTCATCAGCCGCGTGGTCGGTCACCTGATCGCCAACGGCGTCCTCATCCTCGGCGTCAGCCGCGGCCAGCGCCTCGAGGAGCGGGTGCTCCGGCTGCTCTGAGGCACTTCGGGCGGGCCGCTCAGCCCGCCTTGCGCACCCAACCCACGTAGCTCGTCCCCCTGCGCTCCAGACGGACGAGCTCGTGGCCGGTCGCCTCGCACCACGCGGGCAGATCCGCCTCCAGTCCCCGGTCCGTGGAGATGAGCTCCACCAGCGCGCCGGCGGGCAGCCGCCGCATCACCTTGGCGATCTCCAGGATGGGCACGGGGCACAGGGCCCCCGAGGTATCCACGCGCAGTGCCGTGTCCATGAGTGGACTTTCGCACGCGTGAGGGTGATCCGAGCACGTGGAATTTTTCCGGAGCCCACCCGGTTTCGGGCCCGTTTGGAGGCCTGGTCGACAGACGGAAGCCCCGTCCACTCGGCTTGCGCGTCCGGAAATCCCTCTGTTAAGTACCCCGGCCCTCACACTTTTCCCGTACATCCACGCTCGGGGCCGGAGTCGGACCTATGGCGAAGGAGCATGACCAACCCATGAAGCCCAATATCATCGTGGCCCTGCTGGTGGGCCTGGTGCTTGGTTTCGTCGGAGGCCGCGTGACTGGCGGCGCGTCCACGACGAAGACCGAGACCAAGCCCGCTGCCGCCGCCCCTGCCGGGCGCCGGCCGGTGGACCCGACCGTGTTCAAGGTTCCCCTCGATGGTTCCCCCACCCGGGGCAACCCCGAGGCCCTCGTCACGATGGTCGAGTTCTCCGACTACGAGTGCCCGTTCTGCAGCCGCGCGAACGCCACCGTCCAGAAGCTCGAGGACGAGTACGGCAAGAAGCTGCGCGTGGTGATGCGGCAGAACCCGCTCTCCTTCCACGCTCGCGCGAAGCCCGCCGCGCTGGCCGCCCTGGCCGCCGGTGAGCAGGGCAAGTACTGGGAGATGCACGAGAAGCTCTTCGCCAACCAGAAGAAGCTGGATGACGCCTCGCTGGAGGAGTTCGCGAAGGACGTGGGGCTGGACATCGCGAAGTGGAAGGCCTCCATGGCCGACCCCAAGCTCCAGGCCATCATCCAGAAGGACCAGGCCCTGGCCATGCAGCTGGGCGCCAGCGGCACCCCGGCCTTCTTCATCAACGGTCGCTTCCTGTCCGGCGCGCAGCCCCTCGACTCCTTCAAGGCCCTCATCGACGAGGAGCTGGCCAAGGCCGAGGCCCTGGTGAAGAGCGGCGTCCCGGCGCGTGACGTCTACGCGAAGATCATCGAGAAGGGCCAGGAGAAGGCCGCCCCCAAGGCGCAGCCGCCCCAGCAGGCCCCCGCGGTGCGCAAGATCGACGTGCCGGCGGAGTCGCCCTCCTTCGGCCCGGCCACCGCCAAGGTGACCATCGTCGAGTGGTCCGACTTCGAGTGCCCGTACTGCAGCCGCGCGGTGCCCGTCCTCAAGCAGATCAAGGAGACCTACGCCAAGGACGTGCGCGTCGTCTTCCGCCACCAGCCCCTGCCCTTCCACGGCAGCGCGAAGCTGGCCGCCGAGGCCTCCGAGGCCGCCCACGAGCAGGGCCGCTTCTGGGAGATGCACGACAAGCTCTTCGCCAACCAGAAGGCCCTGGATCGCGCCTCCCTGGAGAAGTACGCCAAGGAGCTGAACCTCAACACCGACAAGTTCAAGAGCGCGCTGGAGTCCGGCAAGTTCAAGTCCAAGGTGGAGGCGGACAGCGCCGCGGGCAACGCGGTGGGCGCCAACGGCACCCCGACGTTCTTCATCAACGGCCGTGAGCTGGTGGGCGCGCAGCCCTTCGACAACTTCAAGCGCATCATCGACGAGGAGATCGCCAAGGCCGACAAGCTGCTGGCCGCGGGCACCAAGCCCGAGGAGCTCTACGCGAAGATCAACGCGGAGAACGTGGCGAACGCCCCGGCCGCTCCCGCCGCCGGCGCCCCCGCCGAGCCCCCGGTCCAGAAGGTGGAGGTCGGCAACGCCCCGGTGAAGGGCCCGCAGAACGCGCCCGTCACCATCGTCGCCTTCTCCGACTTCGAGTGCCCCTTCTGCGGCCGCGTGGTGCCCACGCTCAAGCAGATCGAGGACCAGTACCACGGCAAGGTGAAGGTGGCCTTCAAGAACCAGCCGCTGCCCATGCACGCCAACGCCAAGGCCGCCGCCGCCGCCGCGCTGGCCGCGCACGAGCAGGGCAAGTTCTGGGAGATGCACGACAAGCTCTTCGCCAACCAGCGGGCCCTGGACCGCGCCTCCCTGGAGAAGTACGCCCAGGAGCTCGGCCTGAACGCCGACAAGTTCAAGAGCGCGCTGGACTCCGGCAAGTTCGCCCAGCAGATCGAGGCGGACTCCGCCGAGGGCTCCCGCCTGGGCGCCAGCGGCACGCCGACGTTCTTCATCAACGGCCGCACGCTCGTGGGCGCCCAGCCCTTCGAGTCCTTCAAGCGCGTCATCGACGAGGAGCTGAAGAAGGCCGAAGGCGCCGTGGCGGGCAACAAGTAGTCCCCGCCCCGCGCCTCGGGTGAGGCCCGAAGCGACAGAGGCCGTCGGACCTCCTGGGTCCGGCGGCCTCTGGCTTTTCAGGGGGAGCGCGTCGTCGTCAGGAGACGGCGATGGCGTCGATCTCCACCTTGGAGCCGCGCGGGAGCGCCGCCACCTGCACCGTGGCGCGCGCCGGGGGCGCCCCGGTGAAGTGCCGGCCGTAGACCTCGTTCACCTTGGCGAAGTCCCCCAGGTCGGTGAGGTAGATGGTGCTGCGCACCACGTGGCTGAAGTCCAGCCCCGCCGCGGTGAGCACGGCCTTCAGGTTGAGCATCACCCGCTCCGCCTGCGCGACGACGTCGCCCGGGACGATCTCCATGGTCCCCGGGTCGAGCGGAATCTGCCCGGACAGGAAGGTCAGCTTCCCGGAGTCCACCTGGATGGCCTGGGAATACGGGCCAATGGCCTTGGGGGCCTCGTCGGAGTGGATTGCCTTGCGCGCCATGGAACGCTCCTCGTGGGTGCGGGCGGCCGGAGGTGGCCGCCCGGTTCGAGGGGCGCTCTACCACGAAAGCGCCGGGGCTAGATGCGTTCGACGGAGTAGACGCCGCTCAGACGCTCGATGGTGCGCATCAGGTCGGTGAGCTGCTTGAGGTCGGAGATGGTGACCTCGAAGGTGTTCACCGCCCGGTCATCCCCCGTGGCGCGGCAGTTCGCCTGGGAGATGTTGACGCCCTTCTTCGAGAAGATGTTGGAGATGTCGGCCAGCAGACCCGTCCGGTCCGCCGTCAGCACGCGCAGGGTGACGGGGCGCTTGAAGTCCCCGCGCACGTCCCACGTCACGTCCACGCGCCGCTCCGGGTCGGTCGCGAGCGCCTTCTCGCACCCCACCGTGTGGACCGTCACGCCCCGCCCCCGGGTGATGAAGCCGGCGATGTGGTCTCCGGGGACGGGGTTGCAACACCGCCCGAAGCGCACCAGCACGTCATCCACGCCGCCAATCTGCACGCCGCTGCGGTTGCTGCGCCCCACCAGCCGCTTGGCCAGGTCCGTCACCTTCGACAGGCCGGGCAGCATGGAGGTGGCGCCCGCGGGCCCCCCGTTGCCGGAGCCGTCCGACTGCGCCCGGGGAGCGTTGGACTCCGCCTCCGTGCGCTTCTCCTCCGGCACCAGCCGCTGGACCAGCTGCTGCGGCGTCACCTTGCCGTAGCCCACCGCCACCAGCAGGTCGTCCTCGACGCGGAAGCCCAGCTCCTCGGCGACCTTCTTCACCTCGCCGTTCTTCAGCAGGCGGTTGAAGTTGAGCTGGAAGCGCTTGAGCTCGCGGTCGGTGAGCTCCCGCCCCAGCTGGAGGCTCTTCTCGCGCTGCTGCTGCTTGATGAAGCCGCGGATGCGCTGCTGCGCGCGGCTCGTCTTCACGAAGGTGAGCCAGTCCTTCGACGGGTGCTGCTGGGGACTGGTGAGCACCTCCACGGTGTCGCCGTTCTTCAGCTTGTAGCGCAGCGGGACGATCTTCCCGTTCACCTTCGCGCCCACGCACCGGTTGCCCACGTCCGAGTGGATGGCGTACGCGAAGTCCACCGGCGTCGCGCCGCGAGGCAGCGAGCGCACGTCGCCCTTGGGCGTGAAGACGAAGACCTCGTCGGTGAAGAGGTCGACCTTCACCGTCTCCAGGAACTCCTTCGGGTCCTTCAGGTCCTGCTGCCACTCCATGAGCTGGCGCAGCCAGGCGAACTTCTCGTCATCCTTGGAGATGACCGCCTTGCCCTCCTTGTACTTCCAGTGGGCGGCGATGCCCTCCTCGGCGATCTTGTGCATCTCCGCCGTGCGGATCTGCACCTCGACCCGCTCGCTCAACGGACCAATCACCGTGGTGTGCAGCGACTGGTACATGTTGGGCTTCGGAATCGCGATGAAGTCCTTGAAGCGCCCCGGCACCGGCTTCCACATCTCGTGCACCAGGCCCAGCGCCTCGTAGCAGGCGGGCGCGGTGGGCGCGATGATGCGGAACGCGATGATGTCGTGGATCTGATCGAAGTCGATCCCCTGCGCCTTGATTTTCTTGTAGATGCTGTAGACGTGCTTGAAGCGGCCGCTCACGTCGCCCTTCAGCCCGCGCTCGGTGAGCTTCGTGCGGATGAGGTCGCACGTGTCCTCGATGTACTTCTCGCGCTCCTTCTTGCGCTTGTTCAGCTTGTCCTGGAGCCCGAAGAACTCCTGCGGCTTCACGTAGCGGAAGCTCAGGTCCTCCAGCTCGGTCTTGATCCACGAGATGCCGAGCCGGTTCGCCAGCGGCGCGTAGATGTCCAGCGTCTCCTGGGCGATGCGCGCCTGCTTCTCCTCGTTCATGTGGTCCAGCGTCCGCATGTTGTGCGTGCGGTCCGCCAGCTTCACGAGGATGACGCGGATGTCCTGCGCCATCGCGATGATCATCTTCCGGAAGTTCTCCGCCTGCTTCTCCTCCTGGGAGAGGCTCGCGGACGCGGAGAACTTGGAGAGCTTGGTGACGCCGTCCACCAGCTGGGCCACCTCCGAACCGAAGAGCTCCGTGAGCTCCTCCGCCGTGGCCAGCGTGTCCTCGATGGTGTCGTGGAGCAGGCCGGTGACGATGGATGCCTCGTCCAGCTTGAGGTCGGCGAGGATGCCGGCGACCTCGAGCGGGTGGACGAGGTAGGGCTCGCCCGACTTCCTCAGCTGGCCCTGATGCACCTTGGCCGAGTAGACGTAGGCCTTCTTGATGATGTCCAGGTCGGGGTCCGGGTGGTACGAGGAAACCCGTTGGAGGATGTCGTTCAGTCGGATCATCGACGCAAACGCAATCGTAACTTTGCCCCCGAGGGGGGGCAACGTCGCCCCACGAGGGCTGTCTCATTTCTCCGCCGGACATGTCCCACCCGGCGCGTTCGCTTTCGTTGACCCGACGTTTTACGCGCCCGTAGATTCACGCTCGCCCATGTCACAGCTCCTGCAGTCCTCACTGTCCGTGGTTTGCCCGACCTGTGACGGGTTCAACCCCCCGCGCTCGGCCACCTGCGTGCTGTGTGGGCAGGCGCTCGTGGAGGCCCCGGCCCCCCGTGCGCCCGCCGCGAAGCCCGCCGCCGCCCGTCCGCCCGCCGCCTCCCCTCCTGGTGGGCGCCCCGCGGCGGTCGCCAACTTCCCCGGCTCCCAGCCAGCGCCCCCTCCCGTCACGCCGCCTCCGCCCAGCGCCATCCCCCCGGGGATGCGCCCGTCGGCGCGGACCCCTCCGCCCACCGCCGCCGTGGGCCTGGCCGTGGAGCGTCCCGCGCCCGCCCGCGCCTCCGCGCAGACCGCCCCTCCCGCCATGGCTCCCCGGGCGACGGGGGCTCCCGCGGGCCCCGCCACCACCCGCCCTCCCCCGCCCGTCCCGGACAACGCGCTCCCCGGGAGGACCGGAGCCACGGCTCCCGTGGCCCCCGCCGCCTCCCGTCCGGCGCCCGCCGCCTCGCGCTTCGGCCTGGCCGTCATCGCGGGCTCCACCCGGGGGCAGCGCTACAAGCTGCCCGTCACCGGCTGCGTGGTCGGCCGCCAGCGGGGCGCCATCCTCTTCCCGGATGACGGCTTCGTGTCACCGCTGCACGCGACGTTCCTCGTGAAGGACGGCGCGCTCTTCGTGCGCGACGAGAGCAGCGCCTCGGGCGTCTACGTCACCGTCGCGGGCACGGAGGCCATCAGCGCGCGCACGCTCTTCAGCGCCGGACAGCGGCTGTTCCGCTTCACAGGCCGGCTGGAGATTCCGGCCCCCGCGGCCGGGCGCCCCATCATCTACGGCGCCCCCGTGCCGCTCGGTCAGGCCGTGTACGGCGTGGAGGAGGTCATCGTCGGTGGCCGTGGCGGCCGCGCGGTGGTGACGGCCGCGCCCCTGCTCACCCTGGGCCAGGCGCACTGCGACCTGAGCTTCCCGGGAGACGAGGGCCTCGCGGGGCGCCACTGCGAGCTGTCGCCGACCCCCACCGGCGCGCTGCTGCGGGACTTGTCCGGCGGGCTCGGCACCTACGTGCGAATCCCCGCCGGCGAGGAGCGCCCGCTGCGTCCGGGAGATCGCGTCCGCCTGGGCCAGCACGTGCTCCAGGTCGAGACCCTGAGCTGAAACATCCGGCCGCCCGAGGCTGACGGCGGCGGATGTCTCGCGAGTCCGTCCGGGCGACACCTCCGTCTCCCGCGCGGGCCTCGCGGCTCGAGCCCGACCGGGAGGAGGTCCGCGTGACGACACCGCGTCGTCCGTGCGGGCGCCTCGGGCGCGAGGCCCCACCTCGCCCCGCGGACTCGTCACCCAGACGTGACACGAAGAGACCCACCCTGCGCGCGCCGCCGCCCCGAGAGCGGGGCGTGGACGGTGGAGCAATGTCCGGCTCCCGGCAGGGCGCGGCGCCACCATCCCGAGTGCGGGCGTGGACGGCGCGGCTACGGGGAGGGAGGCCGTGCGACCGGAGTCCCCAGTCGCGCCTCGATGAGCGCGCGGGCCTTCGAGTCCGTCGCGTCGCGCAGGTGGCGACTCCACCAGCCCCGCGCCTCATCCATGTTGTCGCGCTGGAAGTAGAGCTCCCCGAGCTTCAGCGCGAGCTCCGGGTCCGGGTTGTACCCGAACGCGTCGCGGTACTTGGTGATGGCGAGCGAGACGTCCTTCTTCTCCAGCGCCAGGTCTCCGGCGAGGGTGTCCTTGCGGGACTCCTCGAGGTTGCGCTGGAGGGTGGGAATCTGCTTGTCGTACAGGGGCTGGTCCGCGTCCCCCACCACCGCGCTGCCGGTCTGTCCAGGCACTGGCGCGTTCCGGGGCACCGGGTAGTAGTTCAGGTCGTGGCCGGCGCTCCCCGGGCCCACGGTGAAGTAGTAGGCGAAGAAGCCCACCGCCCCGAGCACCAGCAAAACAGTGAGCGACTTGAAGAAGAAGCCCAGGCCTCCACCGCCCGCCCCGGGCTGGGTGGGGACGATGGAGTCCGTCTTTTCGCGCGTTGCGGGGATGTCGGACGCAGAGGAGGGCAGCGGCGCGAGCACGTCCGGCAGCGCGCGCACCGTGGCCTCCACCGTCATCTCCGACCCCCACCCCGGCGACGTGCTGTCGCGCGAGTCGTCG
This region includes:
- a CDS encoding GGDEF domain-containing protein, with amino-acid sequence MGVKGRRVGKAGQLPTVLLIEPRAEDLERTRTLLGEAGFRVVPVTRLDAAVPLFEVIRPDAVLLAVQAPDFGAVQVARRLRQLSRGTVPLLYLVDPHDAVARQHCLEKGQCVDVVPRTGAGAELAVKLHAQLRLKAAVQRAASGDEAGAAPALHDPVTGLYNRAFLLALIGLETRRCERHGGSFSVVAAEVGGWTALRKEYGRGLAERLLVYSAVVLGQTVREADAVARVGDSQFALMLPATPSEAVPVMIARVAARFETARFQVEGRVVRTSLQLGAVSFPDMAGTPQQLLGAAQQDMRRSREFRRMAGSVARLSV
- a CDS encoding glutaredoxin family protein; amino-acid sequence: MRVDIYSKPKCSLCDKAADVAEAVRARIPFDLRIISILEDPALFERWRYDIPVIAIDGEPTFKFRVTEAELEARLREVQGGMSVAKTDAQDG
- a CDS encoding DUF4388 domain-containing protein, yielding MRGLNGDFSTMPLKDLVVYLGNRRATGSLRMERGSVRKELVLSEGSVVCASSNQPREYFGQFLLNMGHLTQSQLEKAFATQTQTRVFLGRVLVTTGVVPEATVRSTLSHKFREMLLDAFHWEDGDFTFEASDSAPEIAGLEVGVDLLDIHREGEFRETAWQAIRAVFPSGAARLTVDERKLPERQPGSMDERIVQLIQDGMSIDGMARALHATDFFLYQRLYALYRLDAVKVSEHAPVPVTAAVVEEDKPAESAVIGSATSSDEVLQAAQLFIDAGNIRDGEALARQAHEMSPSPRTLALVKTAQEKLLVELRRELVDSHRVPALLVPPAQLKTLQLTAPERYLLSRIDGQRDVATIVHVSPLQELDALKFIHGFVDKGLVKLAAR
- a CDS encoding penicillin-binding transpeptidase domain-containing protein, with the translated sequence MTMPRRLLATTALFPLALLLGAYEPTRGVTSVAGEDAGSPAEVARVAQDASVDPASVSQGGLPAAPAAVPDGDGGLAVAVEEAPGPSGAGPLALAPEPGMVPPVPVPSRLTAPPMAKLQSLPRAADLLSRAKLEGERLVVKEKDGHQRVLTVDPVLQASLTKILRDYEVPYGAAVVLEPSTGRVLALAEHSQAQPEMRGLPVRAAFPAASIFKIVTGSALVEAGVSPTVEECFHGGKRRLTEKHLEDSERDGACYSLALAMGKSANVVFAKLTHKHLSADALRRMAARFRFNREIPFAVPMDVSLAAVPDDGFSLANTGAGFGDVYLSPLHGALVASVAANDGRWVDPVLEEPASGPLLPPEGERILTPEAARALTDMLEETVTHGTARAIFRERNFRVDHAVGKTGTLADKTPFRDYSWFVGFAPRDNPRVAVAALIVNEPKWRIRGTWLGREALRLGLERVPAPVEMTAPAASAGKP
- a CDS encoding ABC transporter permease, coding for MDGLKETVVIWGAELRRAVRSGRAIVLLGLYSMFSALVLLVVGWFAREVRAAVKAKLAEAGADAAEASARLGEEMRKGVLGFLTSNDTAMMEALAQVPMEVLVVFKVTLFFLPAYVALMGFDQLSGEVGPRSIRYLTVRARRSSVLLGKFLTQASMLLGLVLVIDLAVFLYARLANPDFGFAALSLNLLKFWLAAIVFSLAYVALTTLCSALFRSPAVSLVFNFIMLFVFWLLDTVGRAFGEDSAFHALRYLSPSYYAGNLLHPGLAQFGASGAAYAAFATLFLMSAYVTLRARDL
- a CDS encoding ABC transporter ATP-binding protein yields the protein MSDLAIELFGVSKRFGPKVAVNNVSLQVPLGVVYGLIGPNGAGKTTTFSMMCGYLYPSDGTVKVMDVDPTTPGALKGRLGALPQDAILPPGWEVGALLMYWARLSGLADPDREAREALEKVGLMEAWNVQTQALSHGMAKRAAMAQALMGSPPLVLLDEPTAGLDPRIAAQVRQVIRDMKGKQTVVVSSHNLQELEELCDAAAILDKGVLAQAGSMSELTGLDAEFRVQIARGTVIPPELTAMPDVTDARMEGEQVLVVRFSAKARPEEVISRVVGHLIANGVLILGVSRGQRLEERVLRLL
- a CDS encoding sulfurtransferase TusA family protein — encoded protein: MDTALRVDTSGALCPVPILEIAKVMRRLPAGALVELISTDRGLEADLPAWCEATGHELVRLERRGTSYVGWVRKAG